The proteins below come from a single Drosophila suzukii chromosome X, CBGP_Dsuzu_IsoJpt1.0, whole genome shotgun sequence genomic window:
- the ovo gene encoding transcriptional regulator ovo isoform X6, with protein MPKIFLIKNRLHQQQQRLLESQNLLQHKNQDDERLVPPLSPSPSGSGSGPSPTPTAQPPPPEPQGQGQQQVLGQVPDADQQPLSLTRKRFHHRRHYFGQSRHSLDQLNQSLNQNANPNQSQYPAELEVERATGQVQNENFAAELLQRLTPHSTTTTTTATAQNNIVNPIAPGKGDNLVNTSKATTSVLATKDCTIENSPISIPKNQQEEEETEEEEQAKKRGEREEEATVVVAEEESKEEKQVEAAAEAEAEEEEDDEVDVGVEAPRPRFYNTGVVLTQAQRKEYPQEPKDLSLTLTHALAQSSPASPPPPNHPHSDSDSDSDSDGGCKLIVDEKPPLPVIKPISLRLRSTPPPADQRPSPPPPRDPAPAVRCSVIQRAPQASRPGFLLPPLDQLGPEQQEPIDYHVPKRRSPSYDSDEELNARRLERARQVREARRRSTILAARVLLAQSQRLNPRLVRSLPGILAAAAGHGRNSSSSSGAAGQGFQSSGFGSQNSGSGSSSGNQNSGSGAGSPGSGAGGGGGMGGGRDGRGNYGPNSPPTGALPPFYESLKSGQQSTASNNTGQSPGANHSHFNGNPANFLQNAAAAAYIMSAGSGGAGGVGGGGGSGNGAGGAGSGGASANSGGGGGGGNGYINCGGVGGPNNNLDGNNLLNFAGVSNYNDSNSKFHNHHHHHHHNNNNNNNNNNGGQTSMMGHPFYGGNPSAYGIILKDEPDIEYDEAKIDIGTFAQNIIQATMGSSGQFNASAYEDAIMSDLASSGQCPNGAVDPLQFTATLMLSSQTDHLLEQLSDAVDLSSFLQRSCVDDEESTSPRQDFELVSTPSLTPDSVTPVEQHNANTSELDALHENLLTQLTHNMARNSSNQQQHPHHQQHSVQQQQQQQHNVQQQQHNVQQQHNVQQQQHGVQQQPPPSYQHATRGLMMQQQPQHGGYQQQAAMMSQQQQQLLSQQQQSHHQQQQQQQHAAAYQQHNMYAQQQQQHHQQQQQQQHHFHHQQQQQQQSHHSHHHGHGHDNSNMSLPSPTAAAAAAAAAAAAAAAAAAAAAHLQRPMSSSSSSGGTNSSNSSGGSSNSPLLDANAAAAAAAALLDTKPLIQSLGLPPDLQLEFVNGGHGIKNPLAVENAHGGHHRIRNIDCIDDLSKHGHHSQQQQQQQQGSPQQQQQQSMQQSVQQQQQQSLQQQQQQQQLHQHHSNSSASSNASSHGSAEALCMGSSSGGANEDSSSGNNKFVCRVCMKTFSLQRLLNRHMKCHSDIKRYLCTFCGKGFNDTFDLKRHTRTHTGVRPYKCNLCEKSFTQRCSLESHCQKVHSVQHQYAYKERRAKMYVCEECGHTTCEPEVHYLHLKNNHPFSPALLKFYDKRHFKFTNSQFANNLLGQLPMPVHN; from the exons AAAACTTTGCAGCCGAATTGCTGCAGCGTTTGACACCACATagcaccaccaccactacTACTGCAACTGCACAAAATAATATTGTTAACCCTATAGCGCCTGGTAAGGGCGATAATTTGGTTAACACTAGCAAAGCCACCACCTCCGTTTTAGCCACAAAAGACTGCACAATTGAAAATTCCCCAATTAGCATACCAAAAAATCAGCAAGAAGAGGAAGAGACAGAAGAAGAAGAGCAGGCAAAGAAGAGAGGGGAGCGGGAAGAAGAAGCGACGGTAGTCGTTGCAGAAGAAGAGAGCAAAGAGGAGAAGCAAGTGGAGGCCGCGGCAGAGGcagaggcggaggaggaggaggacgacgaAGTGGATGTGGGCGTAGAGGCGCCACGCCCCCGTTTCTATAATACCGGCGTGGTCTTAACCCAGGCCCAACGCAAAGAGTATCCCCAGGAGCCAAAGGATTTATCCTTAACCCTCACACACGCCCTCGCCCAATCCTCGCCAGCTTCACCACCGCCACCGAATCATCCGCACAGTGACTcggattccgattccgattcggATGGCGGCTGCAAGCTAATCGTTGACGAGAAGCCCCCATTGCCGGTAATCAAGCCTATATCTCTGCGCCTGCGCAGCACACCGCCTCCAGCGGATCAGCGCCCCAGTCCGCCGCCTCCGCGAGATCCGGCGCCCGCCGTTCGCTGCTCGGTGATTCAGAGGGCACCGCAAGCCAGCCGGCCTGGATTCCTCCTGCCGCCCCTCGATCAACTGGGCCCAGAGCAACAGGAGCCCATCGATTATCACGTGCCGAAGCGGCGTAGTCCCTCGTACGACTCCGATGAGGAGCTGAACGCCCGGAGGCTGGAAAGAGCGCGTCAGGTGCGCGAAGCCCGACGCAGGAGTACCATTTTGGCCGCCCGCGTCCTCTTGGCCCAGTCCCAAAGGCTAAATCCCCGATTGGTGCGCTCGCTGCCTGGTATTTTGGCTGCTGCCGCCGGACACGGACGCAATAGTAGCAGTTCTAGCGGTGCCGCCGGTCAGGGCTTTCAATCATCTGGATTTGGCAGCCAGAACAGCGGTAGCGGTTCATCCAGTGGCAATCAGAACTCGGGCAGCGGTGCTGGTTCACCCGGATCTGGTGCCGGAGGCGGTGGTGGCATGGGCGGCGGTCGCGACGGCCGAGGGAATTACGGACCCAATTCACCGCCAACGGGAGCACTGCCTCCGTTCTACGAGAGCCTCAAGAGCGGCCAACAGAGCACGGCCAGCAATAACACGGGCCAAAGTCCCGGCGCCAATCACTCGCATTTCAACGGGAATCCAGCGAATTTCCTGCAAAACGCCGCAGCGGCAGCGTACATAATGTCAGCTGGTTCTGGAGGAGCAGGTGGAgtaggaggaggaggtggctCTGGAAACGGAGCTGGAGGAGCCGGCTCAGGTGGCGCATCGGCAAAtagtggtggtggtggcggcgGCGGCAATGGTTACATCAATTGTGGCGGTGTTGGTGGTCCAAACAATAATCTCGACGGTAATAATCTATTGAACTTCGCCGGTGTTTCTAACTATAACGACTCCAATTCCAAATTCCATaatcaccatcatcatcatcatcacaacaacaacaacaacaataacaacaacaatggtGGTCAAACATCGATGATGGGTCATCCCTTTTACGGCGGCAATCCCTCAGCCTACGGGATAATACTGAAGGATGAGCCGGATATCGAGTACGATGAGGCGAAGATCGATATTGGTACCTTTGCGCAGAACATAATCCAGGCAACGATGGGCAGTTCCGGTCAGTTCAATGCCAGCGCCTATGAGGATGCTATCATGTCGGATTTGGCCAGTTCGGGTCAGTGTCCAAACGGTGCCGTCGATCCTCTCCAGTTTACGGCCACCCTGATGTTGAGTTCGCAGACGGATCATCTGCTGGAGCAACTGTCCGATGCCGTGGACCTGAGCTCATTCCTGCAGCGGAGCTGTGTGGACGATGAGGAGTCCACCAGTCCGCGGCAGGACTTTGAGCTGGTGTCCACGCCCTCGCTGACGCCGGATTCGGTGACGCCCGTGGAGCAGCACAATGCCAATACATCCGAGCTGGATGCCCTGCACGAGAATCTGTTGACGCAGTTGACCCACAACATGGCCCGTAATAGCAGCaatcagcagcagcatccACATCACCAACAGCACAGtgtgcagcagcaacagcagcagcagcataatgtccaacagcagcagcacaaTGTGCAACAGCAGCACAATgtacagcagcagcaacatggtGTGCAGCAGCAACCACCGCCTTCGTATCAGCATGCCACGCGTGGCCTGATGATGCAACAGCAGCCGCAGCACGGCGGCTATCAGCAGCAGGCTGCCATGAtgtcgcagcagcagcagcaattgctcagccagcagcaacagtcgcaccatcagcagcaacagcagcagcaacatgccGCTGCCTACCAGCAGCACAATATGTAtgcccagcagcagcagcaacatcaccagcaacagcagcagcagcaacatcatttccaccaccagcaacagcagcaacaacagtcACACCACTCGCATCATCATGGCCATGGTCATGACAACAGCAACATGTCGCTGCCCTCGCCAACGGCTGCTGCAGCTGCGGCTGCTgcggcggctgctgctgctgctgcggctgccgccgccgccgctcaTCTGCAGCGACCGatgagcagcagcagcagctccggcggcaccaacagcagcaacagcagcggtggcagcagcaacagtccACTCTTGGACGCAAATGCTGCCgcagcggcagcagctgcCCTGCTGGACACCAAGCCACTCATCCAAAGC TTGGGCTTGCCGCCAGATCTCCAGCTGGAATTTGTGAACGGCGGACATGGCATTAAGAACCCGCTGGCCGTGGAGAATGCCCATGGTGGCCATCACCGAATACGCAACATCGATTGCATTGATGATCTCAGCAAGCATGGCCACCActcgcagcagcaacagcagcagcagcaaggttcaccgcagcaacagcaacagcagagtATGCAGCAATCggtgcagcagcaacagcagcaatccctccagcagcaacagcagcagcagcagctgcatcAGCACCACAGCAACAGCAGTGCAAGCAGCAATGCCAGCAGTCACGGATCCGCCGAAGCCCTTTGCATGGGCTCATCATCCGGCGGAGCCAACGAGGACTCGTCCTCCGGCAACAATAAGTTCGTCTGCCGTGTCTGCATGAAGACCTTTTCGCTGCAGCGCCTGCTCAATCGGCACATGAAGTGCCACTCGGACATCAAGCGTTATTTGTGCACCTTCTGCGGCAAGGGATTCAACGACACCTTCGACCTCAAGCGGCACACGCGCACCCACACGGGCGTGCGGCCGTACAAGTGCAACCTGTGCGAGAAGAGCTTCACGCAGCGCTGCTCCCTGGAATCGCACTGCCAGAAGGTGCACAGCGTGCAGCATCAGTACGCCTACAAGGAGCGCAGGGCCAAG ATGTACGTGTGCGAGGAGTGCGGCCACACCACCTGCGAACCGGAGGTTCACTACTTGCACCTGAAGAACAACCATCCGTTCTCGCCGGCGCTGCTCAAGTTCTACGACAAGCGGCACTTTAAGTTCACCAACTCGCAGTTTGCCAACAATCTGCTCGGCCAGCTGCCCATGCCAGTCCATAATTAG
- the ovo gene encoding transcriptional regulator ovo isoform X7, translating to MGGGRDGRGNYGPNSPPTGALPPFYESLKSGQQSTASNNTGQSPGANHSHFNGNPANFLQNAAAAAYIMSAGSGGAGGVGGGGGSGNGAGGAGSGGASANSGGGGGGGNGYINCGGVGGPNNNLDGNNLLNFAGVSNYNDSNSKFHNHHHHHHHNNNNNNNNNNGGQTSMMGHPFYGGNPSAYGIILKDEPDIEYDEAKIDIGTFAQNIIQATMGSSGQFNASAYEDAIMSDLASSGQCPNGAVDPLQFTATLMLSSQTDHLLEQLSDAVDLSSFLQRSCVDDEESTSPRQDFELVSTPSLTPDSVTPVEQHNANTSELDALHENLLTQLTHNMARNSSNQQQHPHHQQHSVQQQQQQQHNVQQQQHNVQQQHNVQQQQHGVQQQPPPSYQHATRGLMMQQQPQHGGYQQQAAMMSQQQQQLLSQQQQSHHQQQQQQQHAAAYQQHNMYAQQQQQHHQQQQQQQHHFHHQQQQQQQSHHSHHHGHGHDNSNMSLPSPTAAAAAAAAAAAAAAAAAAAAAHLQRPMSSSSSSGGTNSSNSSGGSSNSPLLDANAAAAAAAALLDTKPLIQSVSNPLDQQPNAQSQQPKQGKQITLMKTTRYTEFVEMVALDVLLKPEQCTEVKPEVTEIATEELALEAETPVEAPETPGPQPPPAASSARKLRGRAKAVAYGSTMITLISTLKSSPEVPATKTVHRTTLRSLASAAAATAAGLLAPSPTVSVLNESKVLQRRLGLPPDLQLEFVNGGHGIKNPLAVENAHGGHHRIRNIDCIDDLSKHGHHSQQQQQQQQGSPQQQQQQSMQQSVQQQQQQSLQQQQQQQQLHQHHSNSSASSNASSHGSAEALCMGSSSGGANEDSSSGNNKFVCRVCMKTFSLQRLLNRHMKCHSDIKRYLCTFCGKGFNDTFDLKRHTRTHTGVRPYKCNLCEKSFTQRCSLESHCQKVHSVQHQYAYKERRAKMYVCEECGHTTCEPEVHYLHLKNNHPFSPALLKFYDKRHFKFTNSQFANNLLGQLPMPVHN from the exons ATGGGCGGCGGTCGCGACGGCCGAGGGAATTACGGACCCAATTCACCGCCAACGGGAGCACTGCCTCCGTTCTACGAGAGCCTCAAGAGCGGCCAACAGAGCACGGCCAGCAATAACACGGGCCAAAGTCCCGGCGCCAATCACTCGCATTTCAACGGGAATCCAGCGAATTTCCTGCAAAACGCCGCAGCGGCAGCGTACATAATGTCAGCTGGTTCTGGAGGAGCAGGTGGAgtaggaggaggaggtggctCTGGAAACGGAGCTGGAGGAGCCGGCTCAGGTGGCGCATCGGCAAAtagtggtggtggtggcggcgGCGGCAATGGTTACATCAATTGTGGCGGTGTTGGTGGTCCAAACAATAATCTCGACGGTAATAATCTATTGAACTTCGCCGGTGTTTCTAACTATAACGACTCCAATTCCAAATTCCATaatcaccatcatcatcatcatcacaacaacaacaacaacaataacaacaacaatggtGGTCAAACATCGATGATGGGTCATCCCTTTTACGGCGGCAATCCCTCAGCCTACGGGATAATACTGAAGGATGAGCCGGATATCGAGTACGATGAGGCGAAGATCGATATTGGTACCTTTGCGCAGAACATAATCCAGGCAACGATGGGCAGTTCCGGTCAGTTCAATGCCAGCGCCTATGAGGATGCTATCATGTCGGATTTGGCCAGTTCGGGTCAGTGTCCAAACGGTGCCGTCGATCCTCTCCAGTTTACGGCCACCCTGATGTTGAGTTCGCAGACGGATCATCTGCTGGAGCAACTGTCCGATGCCGTGGACCTGAGCTCATTCCTGCAGCGGAGCTGTGTGGACGATGAGGAGTCCACCAGTCCGCGGCAGGACTTTGAGCTGGTGTCCACGCCCTCGCTGACGCCGGATTCGGTGACGCCCGTGGAGCAGCACAATGCCAATACATCCGAGCTGGATGCCCTGCACGAGAATCTGTTGACGCAGTTGACCCACAACATGGCCCGTAATAGCAGCaatcagcagcagcatccACATCACCAACAGCACAGtgtgcagcagcaacagcagcagcagcataatgtccaacagcagcagcacaaTGTGCAACAGCAGCACAATgtacagcagcagcaacatggtGTGCAGCAGCAACCACCGCCTTCGTATCAGCATGCCACGCGTGGCCTGATGATGCAACAGCAGCCGCAGCACGGCGGCTATCAGCAGCAGGCTGCCATGAtgtcgcagcagcagcagcaattgctcagccagcagcaacagtcgcaccatcagcagcaacagcagcagcaacatgccGCTGCCTACCAGCAGCACAATATGTAtgcccagcagcagcagcaacatcaccagcaacagcagcagcagcaacatcatttccaccaccagcaacagcagcaacaacagtcACACCACTCGCATCATCATGGCCATGGTCATGACAACAGCAACATGTCGCTGCCCTCGCCAACGGCTGCTGCAGCTGCGGCTGCTgcggcggctgctgctgctgctgcggctgccgccgccgccgctcaTCTGCAGCGACCGatgagcagcagcagcagctccggcggcaccaacagcagcaacagcagcggtggcagcagcaacagtccACTCTTGGACGCAAATGCTGCCgcagcggcagcagctgcCCTGCTGGACACCAAGCCACTCATCCAAAGCGTAAGTAATCCATTAGATCAACAGCCTAATGCCCAATCACAGCAGCCAAAGCAGGGAAAACAAATCACCTTGATGAAGACCACCAGGTACACTGAGTTTGTAGAGATGGTGGCTCTGGATGTGCTGCTCAAGCCAGAGCAATGCACTGAAGTCAAGCCAGAAGTGACCGAGATAGCAACCGAGGAGTTGGCCTTGGAGGCGGAGACACCTGTGGAAGCCCCGGAAACCCCGGGTCCACaaccaccaccagcagcatCATCGGCCAGAAAGCTGCGTGGACGAGCCAAGGCGGTGGCCTATGGCTCGACCATGATCACGCTGATATCCACCCTGAAATCGTCGCCAGAAGTGCCGGCCACCAAGACGGTGCACCGCACCACCTTGCGATCGTTGGCATCGGCGGCGGCGGCCACTGCAGCGGGATTGTTGGCGCCATCGCCCACCGTTTCCGTTTTGAATGAGAGCAAAGTCTTGCAGCGGCGC TTGGGCTTGCCGCCAGATCTCCAGCTGGAATTTGTGAACGGCGGACATGGCATTAAGAACCCGCTGGCCGTGGAGAATGCCCATGGTGGCCATCACCGAATACGCAACATCGATTGCATTGATGATCTCAGCAAGCATGGCCACCActcgcagcagcaacagcagcagcagcaaggttcaccgcagcaacagcaacagcagagtATGCAGCAATCggtgcagcagcaacagcagcaatccctccagcagcaacagcagcagcagcagctgcatcAGCACCACAGCAACAGCAGTGCAAGCAGCAATGCCAGCAGTCACGGATCCGCCGAAGCCCTTTGCATGGGCTCATCATCCGGCGGAGCCAACGAGGACTCGTCCTCCGGCAACAATAAGTTCGTCTGCCGTGTCTGCATGAAGACCTTTTCGCTGCAGCGCCTGCTCAATCGGCACATGAAGTGCCACTCGGACATCAAGCGTTATTTGTGCACCTTCTGCGGCAAGGGATTCAACGACACCTTCGACCTCAAGCGGCACACGCGCACCCACACGGGCGTGCGGCCGTACAAGTGCAACCTGTGCGAGAAGAGCTTCACGCAGCGCTGCTCCCTGGAATCGCACTGCCAGAAGGTGCACAGCGTGCAGCATCAGTACGCCTACAAGGAGCGCAGGGCCAAG ATGTACGTGTGCGAGGAGTGCGGCCACACCACCTGCGAACCGGAGGTTCACTACTTGCACCTGAAGAACAACCATCCGTTCTCGCCGGCGCTGCTCAAGTTCTACGACAAGCGGCACTTTAAGTTCACCAACTCGCAGTTTGCCAACAATCTGCTCGGCCAGCTGCCCATGCCAGTCCATAATTAG
- the ovo gene encoding transcriptional regulator ovo isoform X1 has translation MPKIFLIKNRLHQQQQRLLESQNLLQHKNQDDERLVPPLSPSPSGSGSGPSPTPTAQPPPPEPQGQGQQQVLGQVPDADQQPLSLTRKRFHHRRHYFGQSRHSLDQLNQSLNQNANPNQSQYPAELEVERATGQVQNENFAAELLQRLTPHSTTTTTTATAQNNIVNPIAPGKGDNLVNTSKATTSVLATKDCTIENSPISIPKNQQEEEETEEEEQAKKRGEREEEATVVVAEEESKEEKQVEAAAEAEAEEEEDDEVDVGVEAPRPRFYNTGVVLTQAQRKEYPQEPKDLSLTLTHALAQSSPASPPPPNHPHSDSDSDSDSDGGCKLIVDEKPPLPVIKPISLRLRSTPPPADQRPSPPPPRDPAPAVRCSVIQRAPQASRPGFLLPPLDQLGPEQQEPIDYHVPKRRSPSYDSDEELNARRLERARQVREARRRSTILAARVLLAQSQRLNPRLVRSLPGILAAAAGHGRNSSSSSGAAGQGFQSSGFGSQNSGSGSSSGNQNSGSGAGSPGSGAGGGGGMGGGRDGRGNYGPNSPPTGALPPFYESLKSGQQSTASNNTGQSPGANHSHFNGNPANFLQNAAAAAYIMSAGSGGAGGVGGGGGSGNGAGGAGSGGASANSGGGGGGGNGYINCGGVGGPNNNLDGNNLLNFAGVSNYNDSNSKFHNHHHHHHHNNNNNNNNNNGGQTSMMGHPFYGGNPSAYGIILKDEPDIEYDEAKIDIGTFAQNIIQATMGSSGQFNASAYEDAIMSDLASSGQCPNGAVDPLQFTATLMLSSQTDHLLEQLSDAVDLSSFLQRSCVDDEESTSPRQDFELVSTPSLTPDSVTPVEQHNANTSELDALHENLLTQLTHNMARNSSNQQQHPHHQQHSVQQQQQQQHNVQQQQHNVQQQHNVQQQQHGVQQQPPPSYQHATRGLMMQQQPQHGGYQQQAAMMSQQQQQLLSQQQQSHHQQQQQQQHAAAYQQHNMYAQQQQQHHQQQQQQQHHFHHQQQQQQQSHHSHHHGHGHDNSNMSLPSPTAAAAAAAAAAAAAAAAAAAAAHLQRPMSSSSSSGGTNSSNSSGGSSNSPLLDANAAAAAAAALLDTKPLIQSVSNPLDQQPNAQSQQPKQGKQITLMKTTRYTEFVEMVALDVLLKPEQCTEVKPEVTEIATEELALEAETPVEAPETPGPQPPPAASSARKLRGRAKAVAYGSTMITLISTLKSSPEVPATKTVHRTTLRSLASAAAATAAGLLAPSPTVSVLNESKVLQRRLGLPPDLQLEFVNGGHGIKNPLAVENAHGGHHRIRNIDCIDDLSKHGHHSQQQQQQQQGSPQQQQQQSMQQSVQQQQQQSLQQQQQQQQLHQHHSNSSASSNASSHGSAEALCMGSSSGGANEDSSSGNNKFVCRVCMKTFSLQRLLNRHMKCHSDIKRYLCTFCGKGFNDTFDLKRHTRTHTGVRPYKCNLCEKSFTQRCSLESHCQKVHSVQHQYAYKERRAKMYVCEECGHTTCEPEVHYLHLKNNHPFSPALLKFYDKRHFKFTNSQFANNLLGQLPMPVHN, from the exons AAAACTTTGCAGCCGAATTGCTGCAGCGTTTGACACCACATagcaccaccaccactacTACTGCAACTGCACAAAATAATATTGTTAACCCTATAGCGCCTGGTAAGGGCGATAATTTGGTTAACACTAGCAAAGCCACCACCTCCGTTTTAGCCACAAAAGACTGCACAATTGAAAATTCCCCAATTAGCATACCAAAAAATCAGCAAGAAGAGGAAGAGACAGAAGAAGAAGAGCAGGCAAAGAAGAGAGGGGAGCGGGAAGAAGAAGCGACGGTAGTCGTTGCAGAAGAAGAGAGCAAAGAGGAGAAGCAAGTGGAGGCCGCGGCAGAGGcagaggcggaggaggaggaggacgacgaAGTGGATGTGGGCGTAGAGGCGCCACGCCCCCGTTTCTATAATACCGGCGTGGTCTTAACCCAGGCCCAACGCAAAGAGTATCCCCAGGAGCCAAAGGATTTATCCTTAACCCTCACACACGCCCTCGCCCAATCCTCGCCAGCTTCACCACCGCCACCGAATCATCCGCACAGTGACTcggattccgattccgattcggATGGCGGCTGCAAGCTAATCGTTGACGAGAAGCCCCCATTGCCGGTAATCAAGCCTATATCTCTGCGCCTGCGCAGCACACCGCCTCCAGCGGATCAGCGCCCCAGTCCGCCGCCTCCGCGAGATCCGGCGCCCGCCGTTCGCTGCTCGGTGATTCAGAGGGCACCGCAAGCCAGCCGGCCTGGATTCCTCCTGCCGCCCCTCGATCAACTGGGCCCAGAGCAACAGGAGCCCATCGATTATCACGTGCCGAAGCGGCGTAGTCCCTCGTACGACTCCGATGAGGAGCTGAACGCCCGGAGGCTGGAAAGAGCGCGTCAGGTGCGCGAAGCCCGACGCAGGAGTACCATTTTGGCCGCCCGCGTCCTCTTGGCCCAGTCCCAAAGGCTAAATCCCCGATTGGTGCGCTCGCTGCCTGGTATTTTGGCTGCTGCCGCCGGACACGGACGCAATAGTAGCAGTTCTAGCGGTGCCGCCGGTCAGGGCTTTCAATCATCTGGATTTGGCAGCCAGAACAGCGGTAGCGGTTCATCCAGTGGCAATCAGAACTCGGGCAGCGGTGCTGGTTCACCCGGATCTGGTGCCGGAGGCGGTGGTGGCATGGGCGGCGGTCGCGACGGCCGAGGGAATTACGGACCCAATTCACCGCCAACGGGAGCACTGCCTCCGTTCTACGAGAGCCTCAAGAGCGGCCAACAGAGCACGGCCAGCAATAACACGGGCCAAAGTCCCGGCGCCAATCACTCGCATTTCAACGGGAATCCAGCGAATTTCCTGCAAAACGCCGCAGCGGCAGCGTACATAATGTCAGCTGGTTCTGGAGGAGCAGGTGGAgtaggaggaggaggtggctCTGGAAACGGAGCTGGAGGAGCCGGCTCAGGTGGCGCATCGGCAAAtagtggtggtggtggcggcgGCGGCAATGGTTACATCAATTGTGGCGGTGTTGGTGGTCCAAACAATAATCTCGACGGTAATAATCTATTGAACTTCGCCGGTGTTTCTAACTATAACGACTCCAATTCCAAATTCCATaatcaccatcatcatcatcatcacaacaacaacaacaacaataacaacaacaatggtGGTCAAACATCGATGATGGGTCATCCCTTTTACGGCGGCAATCCCTCAGCCTACGGGATAATACTGAAGGATGAGCCGGATATCGAGTACGATGAGGCGAAGATCGATATTGGTACCTTTGCGCAGAACATAATCCAGGCAACGATGGGCAGTTCCGGTCAGTTCAATGCCAGCGCCTATGAGGATGCTATCATGTCGGATTTGGCCAGTTCGGGTCAGTGTCCAAACGGTGCCGTCGATCCTCTCCAGTTTACGGCCACCCTGATGTTGAGTTCGCAGACGGATCATCTGCTGGAGCAACTGTCCGATGCCGTGGACCTGAGCTCATTCCTGCAGCGGAGCTGTGTGGACGATGAGGAGTCCACCAGTCCGCGGCAGGACTTTGAGCTGGTGTCCACGCCCTCGCTGACGCCGGATTCGGTGACGCCCGTGGAGCAGCACAATGCCAATACATCCGAGCTGGATGCCCTGCACGAGAATCTGTTGACGCAGTTGACCCACAACATGGCCCGTAATAGCAGCaatcagcagcagcatccACATCACCAACAGCACAGtgtgcagcagcaacagcagcagcagcataatgtccaacagcagcagcacaaTGTGCAACAGCAGCACAATgtacagcagcagcaacatggtGTGCAGCAGCAACCACCGCCTTCGTATCAGCATGCCACGCGTGGCCTGATGATGCAACAGCAGCCGCAGCACGGCGGCTATCAGCAGCAGGCTGCCATGAtgtcgcagcagcagcagcaattgctcagccagcagcaacagtcgcaccatcagcagcaacagcagcagcaacatgccGCTGCCTACCAGCAGCACAATATGTAtgcccagcagcagcagcaacatcaccagcaacagcagcagcagcaacatcatttccaccaccagcaacagcagcaacaacagtcACACCACTCGCATCATCATGGCCATGGTCATGACAACAGCAACATGTCGCTGCCCTCGCCAACGGCTGCTGCAGCTGCGGCTGCTgcggcggctgctgctgctgctgcggctgccgccgccgccgctcaTCTGCAGCGACCGatgagcagcagcagcagctccggcggcaccaacagcagcaacagcagcggtggcagcagcaacagtccACTCTTGGACGCAAATGCTGCCgcagcggcagcagctgcCCTGCTGGACACCAAGCCACTCATCCAAAGCGTAAGTAATCCATTAGATCAACAGCCTAATGCCCAATCACAGCAGCCAAAGCAGGGAAAACAAATCACCTTGATGAAGACCACCAGGTACACTGAGTTTGTAGAGATGGTGGCTCTGGATGTGCTGCTCAAGCCAGAGCAATGCACTGAAGTCAAGCCAGAAGTGACCGAGATAGCAACCGAGGAGTTGGCCTTGGAGGCGGAGACACCTGTGGAAGCCCCGGAAACCCCGGGTCCACaaccaccaccagcagcatCATCGGCCAGAAAGCTGCGTGGACGAGCCAAGGCGGTGGCCTATGGCTCGACCATGATCACGCTGATATCCACCCTGAAATCGTCGCCAGAAGTGCCGGCCACCAAGACGGTGCACCGCACCACCTTGCGATCGTTGGCATCGGCGGCGGCGGCCACTGCAGCGGGATTGTTGGCGCCATCGCCCACCGTTTCCGTTTTGAATGAGAGCAAAGTCTTGCAGCGGCGC TTGGGCTTGCCGCCAGATCTCCAGCTGGAATTTGTGAACGGCGGACATGGCATTAAGAACCCGCTGGCCGTGGAGAATGCCCATGGTGGCCATCACCGAATACGCAACATCGATTGCATTGATGATCTCAGCAAGCATGGCCACCActcgcagcagcaacagcagcagcagcaaggttcaccgcagcaacagcaacagcagagtATGCAGCAATCggtgcagcagcaacagcagcaatccctccagcagcaacagcagcagcagcagctgcatcAGCACCACAGCAACAGCAGTGCAAGCAGCAATGCCAGCAGTCACGGATCCGCCGAAGCCCTTTGCATGGGCTCATCATCCGGCGGAGCCAACGAGGACTCGTCCTCCGGCAACAATAAGTTCGTCTGCCGTGTCTGCATGAAGACCTTTTCGCTGCAGCGCCTGCTCAATCGGCACATGAAGTGCCACTCGGACATCAAGCGTTATTTGTGCACCTTCTGCGGCAAGGGATTCAACGACACCTTCGACCTCAAGCGGCACACGCGCACCCACACGGGCGTGCGGCCGTACAAGTGCAACCTGTGCGAGAAGAGCTTCACGCAGCGCTGCTCCCTGGAATCGCACTGCCAGAAGGTGCACAGCGTGCAGCATCAGTACGCCTACAAGGAGCGCAGGGCCAAG ATGTACGTGTGCGAGGAGTGCGGCCACACCACCTGCGAACCGGAGGTTCACTACTTGCACCTGAAGAACAACCATCCGTTCTCGCCGGCGCTGCTCAAGTTCTACGACAAGCGGCACTTTAAGTTCACCAACTCGCAGTTTGCCAACAATCTGCTCGGCCAGCTGCCCATGCCAGTCCATAATTAG